AATCTAAAAGGAAATAATCAGAGTAGACTTCCAATTGCACTCACAGCTGCACCTGAGGGAATCAGTAATGCATCACTTTCAACGGACGAGATAGAATTTATTTTAAGGGTAGAAGAATGATTGTTGGTTTAACTGGAGGCATAGGTAGTGGCAAATCTACGGTAGCAAAGTTTCTAAGGACATTGGGCGTACCTGTTTATGATTCTGATGCACAGGCAAAACGTCTAATGGAATCTTCTAAGAAAATTAGAAATAAGATTATTGCCCTTTTGGGGGAGGAAGCCTATGATGGAGAATCACTGAATAGACCCTTTATAGCTAAAGCAGTGTTTGCTGATAAAGATTTATTGGAGAAACTGAACGGAATCGTTCATCCGGCAGTTAGAAAGCATTTCATCAAATGGTCGGAGAAGCAAAATCACCCCTACGTGGTGCAAGAGACAGCGCTCTTATTCGAAAATAAAGCCGATTATTTGTACGATAAGATTATTCTGGTAACGGCGCCAAAAAAGATGAGGGTGGCGCGTGTTATGAACCGAGATAAGAGTTCGGAGAAACAAGTATTGTCCCGGATTGAAAATCAATTGGAGGACAAGGTCAAAATTGCGCGTTCCGATTATATTATTGAAAACATAGATTTAGAAGAAACTAAGGATAAAGTAATTGCCCTTCATACGGCTCTGCTTGAATATTGCTAGGAATCCCGCAATTTTAACATTTGTGTTAAGGTTAGGTTAAACGTACTATTGACCTCCTGTTAAATCTTTAATTTTAACACTAAATGAACAAGAGGTTATTTGTGCTCTTAGTAGTTCTAATGAGCTTATCCCTTATTGGATTAATATTTGTTCAAAGTTTTTGGATAAAGAAGTCCGTTGAGGATAAAGAGGATCAGTTTTCTAATATGGTTTCGGAAGCACTCAACAGTGTTACGGACAAGATTTCTAAACGTGAGTATAAAAATTATTCCGATAGATATCTCCAAGTTAAGGATAGTGTAGGG
This genomic window from Maribacter sp. MJ134 contains:
- the coaE gene encoding dephospho-CoA kinase (Dephospho-CoA kinase (CoaE) performs the final step in coenzyme A biosynthesis.), translating into MIVGLTGGIGSGKSTVAKFLRTLGVPVYDSDAQAKRLMESSKKIRNKIIALLGEEAYDGESLNRPFIAKAVFADKDLLEKLNGIVHPAVRKHFIKWSEKQNHPYVVQETALLFENKADYLYDKIILVTAPKKMRVARVMNRDKSSEKQVLSRIENQLEDKVKIARSDYIIENIDLEETKDKVIALHTALLEYC